One window of the Marinilactibacillus sp. Marseille-P9653 genome contains the following:
- the rseP gene encoding RIP metalloprotease RseP: MQNILVFLLVFGIIVVVHEFGHFYFAKRAGILVREFSIGFGPKIFFHRKGETTYTIRLLPVGGYVRMAGYEEEADLRAGMPVSLFMNKQNQVEKIDIQNKVQNVDSLPIEVTSFDLEDQLFIAGRAEGQEDIQTFAVSETALLVEKDGTILQIAPRKRQFQSASLPNRMLTNFAGPLNNFILSIVAFILLAFIQGGVPSQEALIGNVSPDTPAAEAGLEDGDRVLSIDGTEVESWREMVTVISASPDTDLDFEVEKADGTISETIVTPEVREGSEGALIGIEASFDSSFWSKIRYGFTQPLSIVIQILTILGSFLTGGFSLDQLGGPVAIYATTQTVVQNGLFGIVSWIGFLSVNLGIMNLLPIPALDGGKLLLNIVEGIRKKPISEEKEGIITLIGVGFLLVLMLAVTWNDIQTFFLN, from the coding sequence ATTCAAAATATATTGGTCTTTTTACTAGTATTCGGAATAATCGTTGTTGTTCATGAATTTGGACATTTTTACTTTGCCAAAAGGGCTGGTATTCTGGTCAGAGAATTTTCGATTGGATTTGGACCAAAAATCTTTTTCCATAGAAAAGGAGAAACAACCTATACAATCAGACTACTACCAGTTGGTGGATATGTCAGGATGGCTGGATATGAAGAAGAGGCCGACCTAAGAGCAGGTATGCCGGTTTCTCTGTTTATGAATAAACAGAATCAAGTTGAAAAAATAGATATACAAAATAAAGTTCAAAACGTAGACAGTTTGCCAATCGAAGTCACTAGCTTTGATCTTGAAGATCAGTTGTTTATTGCTGGGAGAGCCGAAGGACAAGAAGACATTCAAACTTTTGCTGTTTCTGAAACAGCTCTTTTAGTAGAAAAAGATGGAACGATTCTTCAGATAGCACCTAGAAAACGTCAATTCCAATCAGCGTCACTTCCTAATAGAATGTTGACCAACTTTGCTGGACCATTAAATAACTTTATCTTGTCAATCGTAGCCTTTATACTGCTGGCCTTTATACAAGGAGGCGTACCATCACAAGAAGCTCTCATCGGAAACGTTTCACCTGATACGCCAGCTGCAGAAGCGGGACTTGAGGATGGCGATAGAGTGCTCTCAATCGATGGAACAGAAGTAGAATCATGGAGAGAAATGGTAACGGTGATTTCAGCTTCACCTGATACTGATCTTGATTTCGAAGTAGAAAAAGCTGACGGAACAATTTCAGAAACAATCGTTACGCCTGAAGTCAGAGAAGGTTCGGAAGGTGCTTTGATTGGAATTGAAGCTTCTTTTGATTCATCTTTTTGGAGCAAAATTCGTTATGGATTCACACAACCCTTGTCTATTGTGATACAGATTCTTACGATTCTCGGTTCATTTTTAACCGGTGGATTCAGTCTCGACCAATTAGGAGGACCGGTTGCAATTTATGCGACAACTCAGACAGTTGTTCAAAATGGCTTATTTGGTATTGTAAGCTGGATAGGATTCTTGAGTGTTAACTTAGGTATTATGAACCTTTTACCAATACCCGCTTTAGATGGCGGTAAGTTGCTACTCAATATTGTGGAAGGCATCCGGAAAAAGCCGATCAGCGAAGAAAAGGAAGGCATTATTACGCTTATTGGCGTAGGCTTCTTACTTGTTCTGATGTTAGCTGTCACGTGGAACGATATTCAAACATTTTTCTTAAATTAG
- a CDS encoding ABC transporter ATP-binding protein has translation MEQQETAKNTTMPFKQQMHVLKRILKYAHPYRFQFVFAIGLSIILAIINAILPRIIQVFIDDHITPGTATLRTIIFFAALHFGVTLIRMIVWYFELYIFNMASEKTVKNIRESLYTKLHSLGMRFFDQTSTGWIITRATNDTEAMKDFWNVFLTIMQGVFGVVISLGAMFFLDASVAIWILLFAPVLLLVIRFYQVYSSKTYIEMKSKLSSLNTKLAETINGMSIIQQFRQERRLQKEFEETNQSYYDSRYSMVRINAILLSPVINFLYTLAVVLILALFGVNALQSPVEVGIIYAFTSYANDFFRPLTRLMDSLSLFQDGIISSSRILTVMDNEEYVPEQEDKPDATIEIGKIEFKDVSFSYDGKTNVLKNINFTVNPGETVALVGHTGSGKSSIINVLMRFYDFQSGEVLIDGRSIREYPMRELRHKTGLVLQDSFLFYGTIKDNIRIKNDQIKDREIIQAAKFVQADQFIEDLPGQYDAKVVERGASFSSGQKQLISFASTIVRDPKILILDEATANIDTETEALIQEGLNRMRKGRTTVAIAHRLSTIRDADQILVLDNGRIIERGSHDELIASGGKYKDMYELQNIGLQMS, from the coding sequence ATGGAGCAGCAAGAAACCGCAAAGAACACAACGATGCCTTTTAAGCAACAGATGCATGTGCTTAAAAGAATTCTAAAATACGCTCATCCTTATAGATTCCAGTTTGTATTTGCCATTGGGTTAAGTATTATACTGGCAATCATCAATGCCATTCTTCCTAGAATCATACAAGTATTTATAGATGATCATATTACACCAGGTACAGCCACCTTGAGAACAATTATTTTCTTTGCAGCACTTCATTTTGGTGTTACATTGATTAGAATGATTGTATGGTATTTTGAATTGTACATTTTCAATATGGCTTCTGAAAAAACGGTTAAGAACATTAGAGAAAGTCTCTACACCAAATTACACAGTCTTGGCATGCGCTTTTTCGATCAGACGTCTACTGGATGGATCATTACAAGAGCAACAAATGATACAGAAGCGATGAAAGATTTTTGGAATGTTTTCTTGACCATTATGCAAGGTGTGTTCGGTGTAGTTATTTCATTAGGCGCAATGTTTTTCCTAGACGCATCGGTCGCTATATGGATTTTACTCTTTGCACCCGTTTTATTATTAGTTATCAGATTCTATCAAGTCTATAGTTCAAAAACCTATATTGAAATGAAATCTAAGTTAAGTTCTTTGAATACGAAACTTGCTGAGACCATCAATGGTATGTCAATTATTCAGCAATTCAGACAGGAAAGACGACTGCAGAAAGAGTTTGAGGAGACGAATCAATCTTACTATGATTCGAGATATTCAATGGTTAGAATCAATGCGATTCTGTTAAGCCCAGTGATTAACTTCTTATATACTTTGGCAGTTGTCCTGATACTCGCTCTTTTTGGAGTCAATGCACTGCAAAGTCCTGTAGAAGTTGGGATTATTTATGCTTTTACGTCCTATGCAAATGACTTCTTTAGACCATTAACAAGACTGATGGATAGTTTAAGCTTGTTCCAAGACGGGATTATTTCAAGTAGCCGTATCCTGACTGTTATGGACAATGAAGAATATGTACCTGAGCAAGAGGACAAACCTGATGCAACCATCGAAATAGGGAAAATCGAATTCAAAGATGTTTCATTTTCATATGATGGAAAGACAAACGTCCTTAAAAATATCAACTTCACAGTTAACCCAGGAGAGACGGTGGCTTTAGTGGGTCATACGGGGAGTGGAAAGTCCTCAATCATCAATGTCTTGATGCGATTCTACGATTTCCAGAGCGGGGAAGTTCTGATTGACGGTCGATCCATTAGAGAATACCCGATGAGAGAATTGAGACATAAGACAGGATTAGTCCTACAAGACTCCTTCCTTTTCTACGGAACAATCAAAGACAATATTAGAATTAAAAATGATCAAATCAAAGATCGGGAGATTATACAAGCAGCAAAATTTGTCCAAGCAGATCAATTTATTGAAGATTTACCTGGACAATACGATGCGAAAGTGGTTGAGCGTGGTGCAAGTTTCTCAAGTGGACAGAAGCAATTGATTTCGTTCGCGAGCACCATTGTTAGAGATCCAAAAATTCTAATATTGGATGAAGCAACAGCTAACATTGACACTGAAACAGAAGCTCTTATACAAGAAGGGTTGAACCGTATGAGAAAAGGGCGGACTACAGTCGCTATTGCCCACAGACTCTCAACAATTAGAGATGCCGATCAAATACTTGTATTAGATAACGGCAGAATTATCGAACGTGGTTCTCACGATGAACTGATTGCCAGCGGTGGAAAATATAAAGATATGTATGAACTACAAAATATTGGATTACAGATGAGTTAG
- the frr gene encoding ribosome recycling factor — translation MSDAILKDTQSRMKKAEQSYVRELGSIRAGRANPSLLNRVNVEYYGAETPLNQLAQISVPEARVLLITPYDQSSVGDIEKALNQSDIGIPPSSDGTVIRLVVPALTEERRKEIAKQVGKEAENAKISIRNIRRDAIDALKKAEKNGELTKDDLHDYEEEVQKVTNSSVAAIDKLSAEKEKEILDV, via the coding sequence ATGAGTGATGCAATATTAAAAGACACACAATCAAGAATGAAAAAAGCAGAACAATCTTATGTACGTGAATTGGGTTCAATTAGAGCCGGAAGAGCGAATCCAAGCCTACTGAATAGAGTGAATGTTGAATATTATGGTGCAGAAACGCCATTGAATCAATTAGCTCAAATTTCAGTTCCTGAAGCTAGAGTACTGTTGATCACACCTTATGATCAAAGTTCAGTTGGAGACATTGAAAAGGCATTGAATCAGTCTGACATCGGTATTCCACCTTCAAGTGACGGAACAGTGATTCGTCTGGTTGTTCCAGCGCTTACTGAAGAGCGAAGAAAAGAAATTGCTAAGCAAGTAGGGAAAGAAGCAGAAAATGCTAAAATCTCTATTCGCAATATCCGCCGCGATGCAATAGATGCATTGAAAAAAGCAGAGAAAAATGGAGAGTTAACTAAAGACGATCTTCATGACTATGAAGAAGAAGTTCAAAAAGTTACCAATAGCAGTGTAGCTGCAATCGACAAATTATCTGCAGAGAAAGAAAAAGAAATTTTAGACGTATAA
- a CDS encoding phosphatidate cytidylyltransferase, giving the protein MVQRSLTAIIALLFFVPIIWIGSWVLEAFIVLLAITALIEIHQMKGIDPISIPTGVSSLALIYIILYSRIHELLPELSQSGSVFALFIVLLLGLTLIIKDYTIEDVGVSFMGILYLGTGFHSFILTRENNLHLLILSLIIIYSTDTGAYLVGRKIGKHKLAPSISPNKTVEGSIGGVVISLLISIIYLLFFPSAYSLIVVIPLIVILSVAGQIGDLIESAIKRHFGTKDSGNILPGHGGIFDRFDSLIFVLSVIFIMGLV; this is encoded by the coding sequence ATGGTACAACGTTCTTTAACAGCCATTATCGCATTATTATTTTTTGTACCGATCATCTGGATCGGTTCATGGGTATTAGAAGCATTCATTGTTTTATTAGCCATTACAGCTCTAATAGAAATACATCAGATGAAAGGGATTGATCCAATATCGATTCCGACAGGTGTATCTTCACTAGCTCTGATTTACATTATCTTATATTCACGTATCCATGAGCTTTTGCCGGAATTGTCTCAGAGCGGTTCAGTTTTCGCATTATTCATTGTTCTTTTATTAGGACTCACCTTGATCATTAAAGATTATACGATTGAAGATGTCGGTGTTTCTTTCATGGGCATACTCTATTTAGGTACAGGATTCCATTCTTTTATATTGACTAGAGAAAACAATCTTCACTTACTCATTTTATCTTTGATTATCATCTATTCTACAGATACAGGAGCATATCTGGTTGGTAGAAAAATAGGGAAGCATAAATTAGCGCCGTCTATTTCGCCTAATAAAACTGTAGAAGGATCTATTGGCGGGGTAGTGATTTCACTACTAATATCTATTATTTACTTGTTGTTTTTCCCTTCGGCGTATTCATTAATCGTCGTCATTCCATTAATTGTTATTCTTTCTGTAGCTGGTCAGATTGGTGATTTAATTGAATCTGCAATCAAACGACACTTTGGAACAAAAGACTCTGGGAATATTCTTCCCGGACACGGTGGGATTTTTGATCGATTTGATAGTTTGATATTTGTTTTATCCGTGATATTTATTATGGGATTGGTTTAA
- the tsf gene encoding translation elongation factor Ts, with amino-acid sequence MANIKAAQVKELRDKTGVGMMDAKKALVETDGDLDAAVDYLREKGVSKAAKKADRIAAEGLANVYAAGNSAAIAEINSETDFVSKNEKFQNLVKGISKAIVENNPATVEEALEVEMNGETVGAVITEATQTIGEKITLRRFARLEKTDNQVFGDYEHMGGRITVLALVEGTDNEEIARNVAMHIAAINPKYITRDEVPQETRDHELSVLSEQAKNEGKPANIVEKMVQGRLSKWLAEISLVDQPYVKDSDKTVGQYLKENGATIKSFIRYEVGEGIEKRSEDFAAEVQSQLAKK; translated from the coding sequence TTGGCAAACATTAAAGCAGCTCAAGTAAAAGAATTGCGCGACAAAACAGGCGTTGGAATGATGGACGCTAAAAAAGCACTTGTAGAAACAGACGGAGATTTAGACGCAGCGGTAGATTACCTACGCGAAAAAGGTGTTTCTAAAGCAGCTAAAAAAGCGGACCGTATCGCGGCTGAAGGTTTAGCAAACGTTTATGCAGCAGGAAACTCTGCAGCAATTGCTGAGATTAACTCAGAAACTGACTTTGTTTCTAAAAATGAAAAATTCCAAAACCTTGTTAAGGGTATTTCTAAAGCAATCGTTGAAAACAACCCTGCTACTGTTGAAGAAGCATTGGAAGTTGAAATGAATGGTGAAACTGTTGGAGCTGTCATTACTGAAGCAACTCAAACAATCGGAGAGAAAATCACTCTACGTCGTTTCGCTCGTTTAGAAAAAACTGACAACCAAGTTTTCGGTGACTATGAGCACATGGGTGGACGTATTACAGTTCTTGCACTTGTTGAAGGAACTGACAACGAAGAGATCGCTCGTAATGTTGCTATGCACATTGCAGCAATCAACCCTAAATACATCACTCGTGATGAAGTGCCTCAAGAAACACGCGATCACGAATTAAGCGTGCTTTCAGAACAAGCTAAAAACGAAGGAAAACCAGCTAATATCGTTGAAAAAATGGTCCAAGGCCGTTTAAGCAAATGGTTAGCTGAAATCAGTCTTGTAGATCAGCCTTACGTTAAAGATTCAGACAAAACTGTTGGTCAATACTTGAAAGAGAATGGCGCAACAATCAAATCATTCATCCGCTATGAAGTTGGAGAAGGAATTGAAAAACGTTCTGAAGATTTTGCTGCTGAAGTACAAAGCCAACTAGCTAAAAAATAA
- the rpsB gene encoding 30S ribosomal protein S2 codes for MAVVSMKQLLESGVHFGHQTRRWNPKMKRYIFTERNGIYIIDLQKTVRMIDQAYNYVREIAEDGGTVLFVGTKKQAQDAIKEEAIRAGAYYINHRWLGGTLTNWDTIQKRITRLKQLEKMEEDGTFEALPKKEVGLLIKERDRLEKFLGGIKDMPKRPDALFIVDPRKEHIAVKEAQKLNIPIIAMVDTNCDPDEIDVIIPSNDDAIRAVKLLTKTVADAIIEGNQGEEGFEEEVKSDSLDEIVEVVEGDNA; via the coding sequence ATGGCAGTAGTATCAATGAAACAACTATTAGAATCAGGAGTTCACTTTGGACACCAGACACGTCGCTGGAACCCGAAAATGAAACGTTATATCTTTACAGAAAGAAACGGTATCTACATCATCGATTTACAAAAAACAGTTCGTATGATCGATCAAGCATACAACTATGTTCGTGAAATCGCTGAAGATGGTGGAACAGTTCTTTTCGTAGGAACTAAAAAACAAGCTCAAGATGCTATCAAAGAAGAAGCAATCAGAGCAGGCGCTTACTACATCAATCACCGTTGGTTAGGTGGAACACTTACTAACTGGGATACAATCCAAAAACGTATTACTCGCTTAAAACAACTTGAAAAAATGGAAGAAGATGGAACTTTCGAAGCACTTCCTAAAAAAGAAGTTGGTCTTTTGATCAAAGAACGCGATCGTCTAGAAAAATTCTTGGGCGGAATCAAAGATATGCCTAAACGTCCTGACGCTCTATTTATTGTTGACCCTCGTAAAGAGCACATCGCAGTAAAAGAAGCTCAAAAATTAAACATCCCTATCATCGCTATGGTAGATACAAACTGTGATCCAGACGAAATCGATGTAATCATCCCTTCAAATGACGATGCAATCCGTGCAGTTAAATTATTAACTAAAACTGTTGCTGACGCTATTATTGAAGGTAACCAAGGTGAAGAAGGATTTGAAGAAGAAGTTAAATCTGACTCACTTGATGAAATTGTAGAAGTTGTAGAAGGCGACAACGCATAA
- a CDS encoding isoprenyl transferase, translated as MGDQPQFIKDNKFIPDHVAVIMDGNGRWAQNTGKDRKEGHQEGMEAIRRVSIRASERGVKVLTLYAFSTENWKRPPQEVKFLMQLPVNFFDRFVPELQENNIKVNMIGFKDKVPGPTKRSIEKAISETKDNTGMILNFAFNYGGRSEIVEATKSVVDKVLSGELSRKDITEDVLQGELLTRSIQPYDEVDLLIRSSGEQRLSNFLLWQNAYSEFYFSKLFWPDFTGDILDEALLDYQNRSRRYGAL; from the coding sequence GTGGGAGATCAACCACAATTCATTAAAGATAATAAATTTATTCCAGATCACGTTGCTGTTATTATGGATGGTAACGGTCGCTGGGCGCAAAATACAGGGAAAGACCGTAAAGAAGGTCATCAAGAAGGTATGGAAGCGATTAGACGTGTCTCAATACGCGCGAGTGAAAGAGGCGTCAAAGTCTTGACCTTGTATGCTTTTTCTACTGAGAACTGGAAGAGACCACCACAAGAAGTGAAATTTCTTATGCAGCTGCCTGTTAATTTCTTTGATCGCTTTGTTCCTGAACTTCAGGAGAACAATATTAAAGTAAATATGATAGGATTCAAGGATAAAGTACCTGGTCCAACCAAACGTTCAATTGAAAAAGCAATCAGTGAGACTAAGGACAATACAGGTATGATTCTAAATTTCGCCTTCAACTATGGTGGAAGATCGGAGATTGTTGAAGCCACTAAATCTGTAGTAGATAAAGTCTTGAGCGGAGAATTGAGTAGAAAAGATATCACAGAAGACGTATTGCAAGGTGAACTGCTTACACGTTCGATACAGCCTTATGATGAGGTTGATTTGTTGATCAGAAGTAGCGGAGAACAAAGGTTAAGCAATTTTCTACTCTGGCAAAATGCCTATAGTGAATTTTATTTTTCAAAATTATTCTGGCCAGATTTTACAGGAGATATTCTAGATGAAGCTTTACTAGACTATCAAAATAGAAGCCGTCGCTACGGAGCACTTTAA
- a CDS encoding 1-acyl-sn-glycerol-3-phosphate acyltransferase, whose amino-acid sequence MFFSFVRGFVRILILIFNGKPTYINREKLPKDETYVIIAPHRSLIDPIFIALAASPRQFCFMAKKELFDHKFFGWFISKLNAFPVDRDNPKPSAIKQPVKILKENKLSLVIFPTGTRHSQELKGGAVTIARMSKRQIVPVVYEGPYSIKEIFTRKKAVVKIGDPFCVERKIEGIEDINQYYSDKIQQSFEALDQLKK is encoded by the coding sequence GTGTTCTTTTCTTTTGTTCGTGGCTTTGTACGAATTCTGATATTGATTTTTAATGGTAAGCCAACTTATATCAATCGTGAGAAATTGCCTAAAGATGAAACCTACGTGATCATTGCACCCCATCGATCATTAATTGATCCTATTTTTATCGCATTGGCGGCTAGTCCGCGTCAATTCTGTTTTATGGCTAAAAAAGAATTATTTGATCATAAATTTTTTGGTTGGTTTATCTCCAAGTTAAATGCGTTTCCCGTAGATAGAGATAATCCAAAACCAAGTGCGATAAAACAACCGGTTAAAATATTGAAAGAAAACAAATTAAGTTTAGTGATTTTCCCGACCGGTACAAGACACTCCCAAGAACTTAAAGGTGGTGCTGTAACAATCGCGAGAATGAGTAAACGTCAAATCGTTCCTGTTGTTTACGAAGGCCCTTATTCAATCAAAGAAATTTTCACTCGAAAAAAAGCTGTCGTTAAAATTGGTGACCCTTTTTGTGTAGAAAGAAAGATTGAAGGCATTGAAGATATCAATCAGTATTATTCAGACAAAATCCAACAGTCCTTTGAAGCACTTGACCAATTAAAGAAATAA
- the pyrH gene encoding UMP kinase — protein sequence MLEPKYKRIILKLSGEALAGDSGFGIQPPTIDEICQEIKEVHDLGIEMAIVVGGGNIWRGHVGSEMGMERSQADYMGMIATVMNALALQDCLENNGVPTRVQTSIEMRQVAEPYIRRKAIRHLEKGRVVIFAGGIGSPYFSTDTTAALRAAEINADVIMMAKNNVDGIYSADPNKDANAVKYEKLTYLEIINQSLQVMDTTASSLSMDNDMPLVVFNLNETGNIKRAVLGENIGTTVRRTHDE from the coding sequence ATGTTAGAACCTAAATATAAAAGAATTATTTTGAAATTAAGTGGAGAAGCATTGGCTGGAGACTCCGGTTTTGGTATACAACCTCCAACTATTGATGAAATCTGCCAAGAGATCAAAGAAGTACACGATCTAGGTATTGAAATGGCCATCGTTGTTGGGGGCGGAAACATATGGAGAGGCCATGTAGGCTCTGAAATGGGTATGGAACGTTCTCAAGCTGATTATATGGGTATGATTGCTACAGTGATGAACGCTTTAGCCTTACAAGATTGTCTTGAAAACAATGGCGTACCGACACGTGTTCAGACTTCTATCGAAATGAGACAAGTTGCTGAACCTTACATCCGTAGAAAAGCGATTCGTCACCTTGAAAAAGGTCGTGTGGTTATTTTTGCAGGTGGAATTGGTAGTCCGTATTTTTCAACAGATACCACTGCAGCTTTAAGAGCAGCCGAAATCAATGCTGATGTAATCATGATGGCTAAGAACAACGTTGACGGTATTTACTCAGCTGATCCGAATAAGGATGCGAATGCTGTTAAATACGAAAAACTGACTTATCTAGAAATCATCAATCAGTCACTACAAGTAATGGACACAACAGCTTCATCGTTAAGTATGGATAATGATATGCCACTAGTTGTATTCAATTTGAATGAAACAGGAAATATCAAAAGAGCAGTATTAGGAGAAAATATCGGAACAACCGTTAGGAGGACACATGATGAGTGA
- a CDS encoding proline--tRNA ligase has product MKQSRIFAPTLRDTPNDADVISHQLLLRAGYIRQISSGIYTYLPLANRVLENIKSIIREEMDNIDGSEMLLPTLIPADLWKESGRYETYGEDLIKLQDRHERDFILGPTHEETFTSLIRDEIKSYKKLPLMLYQFQTKFRDEKRPRFGLMRGREFIMKDAYTFHDSYESLDESYNAISQAYSNAFTRIGLNFRSIIGDAGAMGGKDSIEFMALADSGEDVVVYSDSSDYAANLEMATSLYKSAPKTTVQHGKELVDTPDTKTVSDVAAFLGVNLDQVLKSVLYVTNDERPVLAIVRGDHEVNEVKLRTVVEAQEVEPASEEQITTIFKTVAGYVGPVDLTEEVTVVADLYVQDISNAVSGANQEGKHYKNVNPGEDFKPDHYADIRIVAENELAPDGEGRLQFTRGIEIGHIFKLGTRYSESMNATVLDNNGRQTPVIMGSYGIGVSRLLSAVAEQYADEKGLVWPKAIAPFDVHIIPIQMKDDAQRELAQELYEVLEKEQLSVLIDDRIERPGVKFKDAELIGIPVRITVGKKASEGIVEVTFRKSGEMVEIMKDDLMDTLSILNHNK; this is encoded by the coding sequence ATGAAACAATCAAGGATTTTTGCGCCAACACTTAGAGATACACCAAATGATGCGGATGTTATCAGTCATCAATTATTACTCAGAGCAGGATATATCAGACAGATCTCGTCTGGTATTTATACTTATCTTCCACTAGCGAACCGTGTTCTTGAAAACATCAAGTCTATTATTAGAGAAGAAATGGATAATATCGATGGATCAGAGATGCTACTTCCAACCTTAATTCCTGCAGATCTATGGAAAGAGTCAGGAAGATACGAAACTTATGGAGAAGACCTGATCAAATTACAGGATCGTCACGAAAGAGACTTTATCCTGGGACCTACGCATGAAGAAACGTTTACGAGCTTGATCAGAGATGAGATCAAGTCATATAAAAAACTACCTTTAATGCTTTATCAATTCCAAACGAAATTCCGCGATGAAAAAAGACCGAGATTTGGCTTAATGCGTGGTCGTGAGTTTATCATGAAAGATGCTTACACATTCCACGATAGTTATGAAAGTCTGGATGAGTCGTATAATGCAATTTCTCAAGCCTACTCTAATGCGTTCACAAGAATTGGATTAAACTTCCGTTCAATCATCGGTGATGCTGGAGCAATGGGTGGAAAAGATTCTATCGAGTTTATGGCTTTAGCTGATTCTGGTGAAGATGTTGTTGTGTATTCAGATTCCAGCGATTATGCTGCAAATCTAGAGATGGCTACAAGCTTGTACAAATCTGCTCCTAAAACAACTGTCCAACATGGAAAAGAATTAGTTGATACACCAGATACAAAAACAGTAAGTGATGTTGCAGCGTTCTTAGGTGTCAACTTGGATCAAGTATTGAAATCTGTTCTTTACGTAACCAACGATGAAAGACCTGTTTTAGCGATTGTTCGTGGAGACCATGAAGTGAATGAAGTGAAATTACGTACGGTTGTAGAAGCTCAAGAAGTGGAGCCAGCTTCAGAAGAGCAGATCACCACAATCTTCAAGACAGTAGCGGGTTACGTTGGACCGGTGGATTTGACGGAAGAAGTAACTGTCGTAGCTGATTTGTATGTTCAAGATATTTCAAATGCTGTTTCTGGAGCGAATCAAGAAGGCAAACACTATAAAAACGTTAATCCTGGAGAAGATTTCAAACCAGATCACTACGCCGACATTCGAATCGTAGCTGAGAATGAATTAGCCCCTGACGGCGAAGGAAGACTACAATTCACAAGAGGAATTGAAATTGGTCACATTTTCAAGTTAGGTACACGTTACTCAGAATCAATGAATGCAACTGTGCTTGATAATAACGGAAGACAAACGCCTGTAATCATGGGTAGTTACGGTATTGGGGTCAGTCGTCTTTTATCTGCTGTTGCGGAACAGTATGCAGATGAAAAAGGACTTGTATGGCCAAAAGCCATCGCACCGTTTGATGTACACATCATTCCGATTCAAATGAAAGATGACGCGCAAAGAGAATTAGCGCAGGAATTGTATGAAGTTCTTGAAAAAGAACAGTTATCTGTACTGATTGATGATAGAATAGAACGTCCAGGCGTTAAATTCAAAGATGCTGAACTGATTGGTATTCCTGTTAGGATAACTGTTGGTAAAAAAGCTTCTGAAGGGATCGTAGAAGTGACTTTCAGAAAAAGTGGAGAAATGGTTGAAATCATGAAAGATGATCTTATGGACACATTAAGTATTTTAAATCATAATAAATAA